In one window of Desulfuromonadales bacterium DNA:
- a CDS encoding long-chain fatty acid--CoA ligase, with protein sequence YRNPSATAETIRDGWLYTGDVARIDDDGFVYIVDRKKEIIVTAGGKNIAPQPIENELKLDKYISQAFVYGDRKPYLAALLTPNLERLLELAQQEKLNYFDVEDLVSNQRVRRLFEERIRQVNQGLPSYETIKKFAILPHDFSIEGGELTPTLKLKRKVIYDKYRERIEGLFLDDAPGANGQEKIQNGGKR encoded by the coding sequence TACCGGAATCCGTCGGCAACGGCGGAGACGATCCGCGACGGCTGGCTGTATACCGGGGATGTCGCCCGGATCGACGACGACGGCTTCGTCTACATCGTCGACCGCAAGAAGGAGATCATCGTCACCGCCGGCGGCAAGAACATCGCGCCGCAGCCGATTGAAAACGAGCTCAAGCTCGACAAGTACATCTCCCAGGCGTTCGTTTACGGCGACCGCAAGCCCTACCTGGCGGCGCTGCTGACCCCCAACCTCGAACGGCTGCTGGAGCTGGCCCAGCAGGAGAAACTCAACTACTTCGACGTGGAGGACCTGGTTTCCAACCAGCGGGTGCGGCGGCTGTTCGAGGAGCGGATCCGGCAGGTGAACCAGGGGCTTCCCTCCTATGAAACGATCAAGAAGTTCGCGATCCTGCCGCACGACTTTTCCATCGAAGGGGGAGAACTGACCCCGACCCTGAAGCTCAAGCGAAAAGTGATATATGATAAATACCGGGAGCGGATCGAGGGGCTTTTTCTTGATGACGCCCCCGGTGCCAACGGCCAGGAAAAAATTCAGAATGGAGGCAAGAGATGA